Below is a genomic region from ANME-2 cluster archaeon.
TTCAATTAGCTCTATTCTGATCAATAAAGGTGATTATAATCTTGCCTCAGAAAAATTAAACCAAGCTTTGGAAATTCAAAATGTGCTCGGTGACCGCAGCGGAATTGTCACCACGCTTATCAACAGGGGTAACATCCACCAGTTAAAGGGAGAGTACAAGGATGCATTGGATAAATATAATGAAGCATTAGAAATTATAAACGAGCTGGGCGACCGCAGCAGGATTGCGACCACGCTTCATAACATGGGTAACATCCACCAGTCAAAGGGCGAGTACGATGCGGCATTGGATAAATATAATGAAGCATTAGAAATTAAAAACGAATTGGGCGACCGCAGCGGAATTGCGGACACGATTAACAACATAGGTATCATCCACCAGTTAAAGGGCGAGTACGAGGATGCACTTGAAAAATACAACGAAGCGTTAGAAATTAAAAACAAGCTGGGCGACCGCAGCGGAATTGCGGACACGATTAACAACATAGGTATCATCCACCAGTTAAAGGGCGAGTACGAGGATGCACTGGAAAAATACAATGATGCGTTAGAAATTGAAAAAGAGCTGGGCGACCGTAGCGGTATTGCGAACACGCTTGGCAAGATGGGGAACATCCACTTCTCAAAGGGCGAGTATGAGGATGCACTGGAAAAATACAACGATGCGTTAGGAATTCAAATCGAATTGGGCGAACGAAGCGGCATTGCCACCTCACTTCTCAAGAGGGGTAACATCCACCAGTCAAAGGGCGAGTACGATGCGGCATTGGAAAAATATAATGAAGCATTAAAAATTCAAAACCAGTTGGGCGAACGAAGCGGCATTGCCACCACACTTGGCAACATGGGCATCGTCCACCGGTTAAAGGGCGAGTACGATGCTGCACTGGAAAAGTCTAATGCCGCATTAAAAATCAAAACCGAGCTGGGCGACCGCAGTAGTATTGCAATGACAAATGCACAACTTGGTGTTTTTTACAGAGAAAAAGGAGATTTGCTTACTTCTCTTGTTAATTTTTTAACTGCAAATAGGATATTCTTCGAAATCGGCGATATGCCTAATTATTTGAAATCACAAATGGAAATTGCAGCTACTATAGACCCAACAGACATTTCAACCATACCTGACATTAATGAGTATTTAATTTTTGCGTTACAAAAAGTCCGTGACCTTTTTTCTAAAGCAGAGGATGAAACAAGAATGGCCCAAATTGATGCCCTGATTTCTGAAGTAAGGACTTCAAAGTTAGATATTCAAAAACAAATTGAAAATTAATCAATAAAATAATTATGAAATGAGTGAGGAGAGTAAGCCCCCTTCTGTTTTAGCGGCACTTCCCTTAAGGATGTGATCCGCCATATAACGGCATTCGGCTAAGCGCCAACTCCGGACCGGCCCCGGACAGGCATATGGCCCCTGTTTGGCTTGCACCCACGAGGATTCACGCGTTCCATCCGCCTCCCGCGCGACCTCAGCTTTACAGCATCATAGCATTGACGCGGAGCGGTATCGTTTCTGTGCCATCATACAGCCTGCCATAAGGCAGACCGTGTGAGCCACCGGTTTTAGACGGCAACTGCCAGGACTCTCGTCCTACGCCCTCTACAGGCGTTCGTGTATCCGGGTGGTGGGGGGACTTTCCTCAGGTCAGGTGACCCGGTGGCCGTCCTTCCTCTCTCAGAGTACAATAGTATGCAGGCTTGATATAATTTGGGTCGGCCAGAAGAAATAGCCTTAAGAAAGATTATTGTCTCTTGATATAGAATTCCCTGACGACATACAGTATGGCCGCTATTATTGCCAAGTCAAAAATGGAACCTATAAGGTTTGTATATCTGTAGTCAAACAGGTCATAGATGGCGTCGTGCATGCCCTGGTAGAATCCAAAGGAGGCAACCAGCAATATAAGTAGCAGGATTAAAATCAGGCCAGTCTTGAATAACCTGACATTGTCTGTATGGCCTTTTTTCTTAACAGTTTCATTCTCTTCCATCCATCTCACCTGTCCTTATTTTTTCTTCTTCCCAGTATCACAGCCACTGCCATCAGACCCACAATTGCGACAAATATGCCTGGTCCTTCCGCCATCGGGGCTCCGTAATCCCCTGTCCTGTACACATCATCGGGGGGCCTGGGGGCAGATTCTGGCACAACAAATTCAGTAGTAATGGTCTCTGTTGTACTCACAGACCTGGTCTTCGTAACCACATCTTCATCACCTTGACTGTCGGGTGCCATGAATAATGATACGCCATATTCGGTAATGATGCGGTCATTTTCGAATATCATTACCTCCACCCTGTAATCCCTGTCTTTTGGCACTTCAAGTTCGATATTCTTGACCACAGTGGTATCTGCCTTTACCACGCCTACATTGATATTGCCGCTTTGGCCTATGAGGTTGGTCTTTGCATCCCGCAGTTTCACCAGTGATGTTAAGGGTGACGAATCCGACCTGCCGTAGTTATCCAGGAAGGTGGTCACCTTCAGGATGGTGGTGGTATCACCTCTTGATAACATGGCCACGTCCACATCGCGGATATTGATATATGAATGCTTTGGGCTGGTGAGCAGGGATTCGAGGCCTGATATGGTAGCAGTGCCCGAAGTTATCTGCCCGCCGTCCTCATACAGTGTTACTTCAATGCGGTAGTTGCCTGTAATTGGAACCTTTAGCTCCACTGTACCGTTCCGGGTCCTGTCCTTACCGATGTTGCCCATGGATATTTTCTCATCTGCCATGAGCAGGTTGGTACCCAGGTTGTAAGCTTTTGCCTGTATCTCGACTTCACCGGAGGTCTTGCCGTTGTTGCTTACGTAGGTGATGATGTTGAGCCGGGCGGTGTCGTCATCTATGACCTCGGCCGAGATGTCTACCTCATTGATGGCAAGGCTGGTGGTTTCGTACTCCCGAAGGCATCCCCCTGCCAGGACCGATGCGAAAATGAGTGCTGTTACCAGAATGGTCTTTACTGCAGGCGTTAGGTTCATAGTATTAATTAAGGGGGTGCTATTAGTTGAAATACTTTCCCGTAATTTTTTTGATAAATTGCACGTGATTATATACATTAAATATAAAAATATTAGACAGCAAGCAGAGCTTGTTTGTGACAGTCACATCCAGCATAAAAACCCTAAATGCAAATCGTATAATGTGCACTGACATGATCAGTGCTCTCGAAATCTATAAAAGCTTATATACTTTCCAGATTGACAACAGACCCAAGGAAAGTGTAATAGTCATGAATCAGCAATATGCAGTCCTGTTAACTGATATTTTCAATGATATCCTGGCAGATATGCCTGATGACATGATCGATCGTTTAATTGCCGGGGAAGCGACAAAAAAAGACGCTCAGGTACTGCTGCGGTGTGACCCAATTCTTATATTTAAGCTGGCTGACAGGTTAAGGGCCATTCTGGTAGGCAATACTGCAACATATATAATTAACAGGAATATTAATTTCTCAGACCAGTGCATTGGTACCTGCAGGTTCTGTGCATTTAAAGGATATAAGGGGTTCAGGTTAACCACTGGGGAGATCATTGACAAGGCAGGGGAAGCTGTTCGATTGGGTGCTTCGGAGGTATGTATCCAGGGCGGCCTGATGGAAGATATGTACCTTGAAGATTATTGCGGCATTCTCAGTGGAATAAAATCCAGGTTCCCACACTTACACATTCATGCTTTCTCGCCCATGGAAGTATTTCACATGGCTAAAAATAGTAAAACAGCTATTAATGAAACCATCCAGGAATTAAAACGAGCAGGGCTAGATACAATGCCTGGTACTGCTGCCGAAATTCTTTCAGAACGGGTCCGCCGGGAGATATGCCCCAATAAGCTTACAGTGGACCAGTGGACTAAAGTGATAATGACGGCGCACCGTGAAGGCATACCCACTACAGCAACAATGATGTATGGTCATATCGAAACAGAAGAAGAGCGTATAGACCATATACTTAAGATAAGGGATATTCAGGCTGCGACCGGAGGTTTTACAGAGTTTGTACCCCTGCCTTTCATGCCCTACAATAATCCACTTGGCAAAGAACTGATGTCTCAAGGGGCATATGCCACAACAGGTGTCGAAGACCTCATAGTACATGCCATGGCGAGGATATTGCTGTTCCCGCAGGTGAAGAATATCCAGGGTAGCTGGGTCAAGCTGGGTAAAAAAATGTCACAATTTTCCCTGCTGTGTGGTGTAAACGACCTGGGCGGCACGCTGATGGAAGAGAAGATATCAAAGAGCGCGGGGGCAGCTAATGGGGAATACATGCCGCCGGAAGAATTTGAATGGATCATCAGGGGTGCGGGGCGTGACCCCGTCCGGAGAGATACACTATACCGGCATTTAAACAATAAAAATCTTATATAGTAGTGTATCAAATAACTACTAATGATAATTTCCTGCTTGTTGCCTATGAACTATAAGAATCTGCTTAAGGACCGCAGTGGAGTATCTCCTGTTATCGGAATGATCCTTATATTAAGCATTGTTGTAGTTTCTATCGGGATAATCTATACTACGGGAATTCCTTTTATTGATTCGATAAAATATACTACCCAGGTATCTAACGCCAAGAATTCTTTTTCTGTCCTGCAGAATGATGTCCTGGAGATCATAAACGGTCCGGTCACCGGAGCCGGTATGGGCCGGATAACTAAAGTGAAAATGGGCGGTGGATCAATATTTGTTGAACCTCAAAATACTGAAATCAAGATAAGTTACTCTGGCAGCAGTAATCCTGTTACTGCGGTACCGGGTACTATAAGTTATAAGTATAAATCGCGGAGCGTGGTCTTTGAAAACGGTGCGACTATCTCCAAGTATTCAACCGGTTCATATATGGAAATAGACCCGCTGATCTATGCAAGTGACCTTGGCTCAGGTAATATCGGCCTGATGATCCATATCATCAATGTCACAGGGGCAAATAGTTCCATTGGTGGTGAAGGGACTGGAAAGATCCGGACGTCATTTGAAGGGAGGGGTAATCTTTATTCAGGAGAAGTAAATAGTGTTAATATCAAAATCTCCAGCCAGAATGATGACTCGTGGGGTCGCTATTTCAATGATACTTTATTAAATGCCGGCCTTGCTCCAAGTGATTTTTCAGTTGATCAATCCGGCGGCAATGTGGAAATAGAAATTGGTGTTTCAGGCAGCGGTAATTATATTCAGCTTTCAATTTATGAGACTAAGATATTGGCAAGAGTGGAGTGAATGAAAAATGAGGGTGTTGCTTAACGATGAAGATGGGCAGGCAATACCTGTGGAATATATTTTAATATTTACGATTTCAATGATATTCCTTGGATTAATGACCATGACGTTCAATTCAGTAGTAGATAGTTCTTCAAGACAGGCGATCTATATTGAATTGACAGATACTGGCAACCTTATATCCTCTGCTATTACAAATACATATCTTACTACTCCTACCGATGGGGCAAATAGTATTTCCCTGGATATACCTGCTGAAATCGCAGGCACGGGTTATTTTGTTGAAATATCAGATAATGATCCTTTTAAGATAGACAATAAAGTATTAAAATTGACATCTATGCGAAAAAGCGTCACTGCTTATGTTCCACTGAACTCTGTTGATGCCCTTATCGAAATTAATGGATCGGCTTTGAGTGATTCCGGAAAAATATTGATAATAAGTAATACTTCTGAGATTACGATTTCCCAGGGATAAGACTATGAGATCATTCCATTTAACAGAGGATGAAAAAGCAAATATAAGTATGGACTTTTTAACGGCTGTAGCTGTAATTGTCATTGCATTTATATTTGCAGTAAGTGTCCTTTCCAGTATTATTACACCTTATTCGGGATATTCGAAAGAACTGTATCCTACAGCCGACCGGGCAGTAACGTTATTGGTTGAGGATAAGGGGTACTGGGAATGTGATGATGGTGAAGGGACTGATTGGGAATTCAAATGGAATTATAGTGGGAATTATAATTATTCAAATGTCACTAAAATCGGTTTACTGGATAGTAATGAAAAAAATACGCTGGATCCGGGGAAGATCAACACTATTATGGAGAATCAAGGTTCGTGGTGGGAATATCCTGTATCGTCATCATCAGGTCCAGAACTTGATAATGCATCAAGGGCCATGGGTCTTGGAAGATATAATTTCTATATACAAATCAGACCACTTAATGAGAGTAAATATAATGTGAGTGCTGCTAACCAAAGAGCAACTGAAATGGTGGGAGATAAAGGAGATGTCGTATCTGTTGTTCGATATTCAAGGATGAATCAACTTGATTATGGGACAATGAGTTTAGAAAAACCTTTATTCGGTCTTGATAATAATAATTTTTCATACATTCTTTCTAATGGAGGTATAGAATTTACTGTTGCTAATTTGAGCATAATACCTGACCATTCACAAACTATTTCAGATATTTCAATTGGAATTGGATTAAACCATGAATCTGAAATTACTCATTCACATGATTTACAAAATGATGTGTTTGAAATTTATAAAAATGGTAATCTCACAACACTTCCAGTATCTGTATCTGAAGTAAGTGACATTATTAAAATTAACATTCCAATCAATACTATAAATAATATAGACAACTGGGAATCTGCAGATCTTTTTTATGTTCAGTTAAATGGCGATAATTTGATGGCAAGTCAACCTGGAATTACTTTTTTTAGCTCAAATTCTACGATTGA
It encodes:
- the cofH gene encoding 5-amino-6-(D-ribitylamino)uracil--L-tyrosine 4-hydroxyphenyl transferase CofH, which produces MNQQYAVLLTDIFNDILADMPDDMIDRLIAGEATKKDAQVLLRCDPILIFKLADRLRAILVGNTATYIINRNINFSDQCIGTCRFCAFKGYKGFRLTTGEIIDKAGEAVRLGASEVCIQGGLMEDMYLEDYCGILSGIKSRFPHLHIHAFSPMEVFHMAKNSKTAINETIQELKRAGLDTMPGTAAEILSERVRREICPNKLTVDQWTKVIMTAHREGIPTTATMMYGHIETEEERIDHILKIRDIQAATGGFTEFVPLPFMPYNNPLGKELMSQGAYATTGVEDLIVHAMARILLFPQVKNIQGSWVKLGKKMSQFSLLCGVNDLGGTLMEEKISKSAGAANGEYMPPEEFEWIIRGAGRDPVRRDTLYRHLNNKNLI